Genomic window (Candidatus Manganitrophaceae bacterium):
CGAAAGTGGCATTCCTGAAAATCATCCTCTCCGTCTTTATTTTCTCATTTTGACGGAAAAGAATTTTCATCAAAAATTAAATTGGGCCGATCCTTTCGTCAGCGAGTATATCTCGAACCTGCTTCTCTATTTCACCCGGACCGACGCGCTTTATGCCATCCGAAACAGCCAAGAAAGCCGGGTCGATACAGTTGCGGAAATGTTGATGGAAGGAGATCTGATGCTTCATGCCAAGACGATCGAGCGGGAGTGGGAGGTCCACCGCCACATCGGCGATTATACCCTGTTCATGAGCGGTCTTTTCCCGGAGTATTTAAAGCGGATTCAAATGGATCAGAGCATCGTCCACCCTGATTTCTTGCTCGATTACGTTCGGATCGGAAAGCGGTCGTATCGGCGGGCGGCCGAATTCGACTATGGCCGCTTTAAAAAGTGGACCCTGCTCTACAAAAAGCTCGCTGAAAACTTTGAAATGTGCATCGCCGGTTTGGGATTGATTAAAGAGGAGTTGGAACGGACGCGAGAATGGCAGTTCAAAAAGCAAATTCTAAGCTGATCCATGGAAAAAAGACAAAAGCAGCGTACGCTGAAGAGATTGTTCGTCCGGTTCGGCAACGAAAAACCGGAGCATATCGGATTTACGCATGACCTCTCCGCAACCGGCATCTTCTTAAAGACCAACACCGTTTTTCCTCCCAATACCCGTCTTCAAATAGAGTTGACCCTGCCGGACGAAACGGTCCTCTGCTGCCGCGGCATTGTCATGTGGGCAAAGCGCATTCCCCCTGCCTTAAATCGGATGGTCCAAAAACATGGAATGGGGGTCCGCCTTCTTGAAATTCCGGAGGCTTATAAAGCGCTGATCGATCGGCTCAATATTAAGTTGTAAGCGTGTTGAAGCTGAGCCCGCGGGAAAATTAGAGGAGTTCTTCTTTTACGTTGATTGAGGCTTTTTGCCTCAAGGCGAGAGTGTAGCCGTTCAGCGCGCGTTGCTTCTTTTGGAAGAGAAGATCCGAGGCGGCACGGTCGGGATCGGGGTTCGCGGGGTTGCTCTTTTTCGCTTCTTCCTCTTCGGTCGGGGTTAAAGCGACCGACTCTTTCACCAATGTCTTTGCTTTGTCGATCAGGAGCTCTTCCCGGTGTTGCCGTTCGAACCCTTCGGGGCTATAATGCTCGAGGGCGAGGACGCGGCGATAGAGGTCGGAATCAAATTTCCCCTCTTTTTGAAATCCGGGAAGCTGCGTAATCGATCGTTTCAGCTCTTCATCGCTGACCGCCAACTTCATCTGTTGAGCCTCGCGAAGCCAGAGCTTCCGATCGACCAGCTCATCGATGACCCGTTTTCGGAGGTCTTTGTCATCATATTTGTCCTGAAAGATTTCCCGGTAAAAATTGGACGCATTCTGATAGGCGCGATGATATTCTTCAAGGTGAATCGGCGTGCGATCGACCTGGGCGATGGTGTTCTCGTTTTCATGACCTCCGCCGAATCCAACCCAGCCCATCGTCACAGTGAACGCAACCGCCAGTCCCCCCATAATGATCCGGAAGAACCAAGGATTTTCAATGGCCCCTTTTCGAATGACTTTCAGCATTTCTCCTCCTGTTTGCGGGGGTCAGCATAACACCAGATCTTCAAAAAAGCAACCTGATCCGCTTGATCACAATCACGACAATTTTCTTGAAACAATTTTTTTTTAAGTTATAATCATCTATTTATGGCGAATGATGGCTGAACGAAAGGTCCTTGGGTTGACGGAGCAGGACGAGGAGGTCGCCGGTCCTTGGGTTTATCCCAAAGCAAGCGTGCTTCATCGGGTGATCGCTAAATTTCTCGACTTTTTGATCATCGCCGCCATTTATGAAATTCCGCTTCGAGTCTCCTTCTTGGGCGGACTTTTCTACCTTTTAATCGCAGACGGTTTTGCCGAGGGGAGGAGCGTCGGAAAGCAGCTGATCGGTCTTCAAGCGATCACACCGACCACTCGGAAGAAGGCCTCCTTCAAAGAATCGATCATCCGCAATTTCCCACTGGCGATCGCCTATTTGATTTTTTACCTTCCTTATATCGGTTGGCTCTTTTCATCGATGATCGTCGGATTCGAATTGCTCTTAATGATTGGGAATCCCAAAGGGTTGCGTGTCGGAGATGAATTGGCCAAAACGCAGGTGCTCGACTATACTGTATTCGAATCCTTAGAAAAATAGTTTTGAATCTTAAGTGAAA
Coding sequences:
- a CDS encoding PilZ domain-containing protein; the protein is MEKRQKQRTLKRLFVRFGNEKPEHIGFTHDLSATGIFLKTNTVFPPNTRLQIELTLPDETVLCCRGIVMWAKRIPPALNRMVQKHGMGVRLLEIPEAYKALIDRLNIKL
- a CDS encoding SurA N-terminal domain-containing protein, whose translation is MLKVIRKGAIENPWFFRIIMGGLAVAFTVTMGWVGFGGGHENENTIAQVDRTPIHLEEYHRAYQNASNFYREIFQDKYDDKDLRKRVIDELVDRKLWLREAQQMKLAVSDEELKRSITQLPGFQKEGKFDSDLYRRVLALEHYSPEGFERQHREELLIDKAKTLVKESVALTPTEEEEAKKSNPANPDPDRAASDLLFQKKQRALNGYTLALRQKASINVKEELL
- a CDS encoding RDD family protein yields the protein MMAERKVLGLTEQDEEVAGPWVYPKASVLHRVIAKFLDFLIIAAIYEIPLRVSFLGGLFYLLIADGFAEGRSVGKQLIGLQAITPTTRKKASFKESIIRNFPLAIAYLIFYLPYIGWLFSSMIVGFELLLMIGNPKGLRVGDELAKTQVLDYTVFESLEK